The following is a genomic window from Bufo gargarizans isolate SCDJY-AF-19 chromosome 10, ASM1485885v1, whole genome shotgun sequence.
ACCAGGGTCCAAGGTTGATGCGTTTCCTCTTGTAAAAACACTACCTACAGTCAAGTCCGTTAACTCTGGTGCGTGTACAGTTTAGTGTCACTGTCTCTAAAAGGACACttgcaaaaaatattttaccACAAATTAAAGATGTCCTggaacctctcctgacatgtctgtttagaGACTACtttctgaagcatctatttttataactctgctttctgccattcttttattattcctgctaaaagttatgaattaattgctagcagtttgcagtgagggtccagctgggtgttatcagctggggggtgtccctgcacagtctgacactatccaagcAGTGCTGCCATTTTAAGACTATGCAGGGACAGCTGCACCCTCACTgccagcaattcattcataacttctagcaggaataataaaaggaACGGCGCAATATAGAGtcttaagaatagatgctccagaattattacatgggaaatgcgaGTAGGTTCTAAAGCAGACATGCCAGGAGGGGTGAGAGGTCGCCTTTAACAACACATATGTGACTATTGTatatcatttttataaaaaaaaaaaaaaaaaaatggtggatgGATTTCTGGCTCaaatttttgaagtcactccatatATTCTACTTCCTTTCCTGGCTCAGTAACTTCCTCTTTGCTTGGGCTTTAAGCACAGCGGACAGTCTTGCTTAAGGGCCCTATCATGTTTGGAGGTACACGGCACATGACCAAAGATTGCTGTGTAGCAGTGcatccataaaaatgaatggggatgcagcCCGACCCACAAGTTGCTGTGACATCGACCCTAGAATTGCAAAGAAACCCAAACCTGCTCGATTTAAATTTTTTCCTTTTGCTATTCTGGGGACGTGGTGATTGTGAGTTGTGATGTGACCACTTTGGCTCTACTGATACACGGCAATCCTTGGTTGTGTGATGGATTTCGTGGCCAGGATCGCTGTGTAGCCCCAGCCCTAGGTCTTATTCACACTGCAGTGTTTtcaatcagtgattgtgagtcagAAACAGAGAACAGGAATAAGTCTTttcattatacctgatctctgtgtagtttcccctcctggttttggctcacaatcactgatataaatcactgaccaaacactgactgtgtgaataagggcacatgaacgtgtgcggaCTGTGCCCATATTGCAACCTGCAAACATTCACTTCCCAAACCTTAAGATACAGAGCAGAAGCACTACGGTGCACTTCTGTAGGATTTCAgttcgtgcctccgcaccgcaaaacaaTTGAACTCGTTTTACTTTTTTTCCAGTGCTGACTGAATCTTgtagatcacggacccattcacatcaGTGGATCCACACCTGCAAACGCCGGCCACATGGCTGGTACCCGTGCAGTGCGGACTGCTATTTGCGGTCCCCAGCACGGTTATGGGGCGCACATGTTCAAGAGCCCTAATGCCTTAGACCAATTTTTAGGAACAATCATTCGTTCCCGATAACTGGCCCATATAATCGTGCTGTCGCTCAGCTGATACATGAGCAAGGCTTGTTTGTTGTCTGATTGACAGCTctcatcaggatgaaagatgtacgaTTATCAGGAGCACATCTCCCCTGTGTAATtagggatgtgctgccgataatcagtAGAAATGAATAAGGGACGAACAACCATTGTTCCTCCCACATTCACTTTACATTGGACCatataagaaaaaatatagtTTTCTATGAATATATAACATTCCAGCACTCTTTAGTTCTTGTGACTTTTAAGGTTAGTGCCCCTTTAAGAAGATACAGAACTTCTGGCAGGAATTGTACATTATTTCCAGTTAAGAATAATATGCAATCCATGTGCACATATTGTTGAGGTTACCAGAAGCTTCCTCCTTAGTAATGAGATTTTCTTTCATTTCCACAGCAGTAAATCAGGGCTCGTCCGCCACTCTTTTAAAGTGCAGCTTGTGTGGATTTTTGGCGGATGGACTGGCCAGTCTACAACAACACGCCCTAATGCACACTACATCTCCCATCCCCATCACTGCACAGTCCACCCAGTCCCCACTGGGTTCAGAAACGGAGCAGCCTCCTGAAGTCCTGAAAAATGGTGACAGTACATCTCCAGCCTCCTCTTTGTCAGGAAGTGAGGAACCTCCGCTCAAAGTAAAGATTAAAGAAGAGCCAGAACCATTGATGCCCATCACTGAATCTGGTGCTGCCAGCTCTGATACCACTGATGCAGCGGCACTGGTGCCATCTCCAGCTGTCAAAATAAAGACTGAGATCTCCAGCCCCACACCTGGGTCCAGTCCGGTCCCTAATGAATCCGGAGCAGCAGCCGGTGGTGGTACAGTCATCATGCCACACTATGTCTTTGGACATGAAGCAGCTCCTGCCATTGTACCACAAGCTTCTGAGATCCTGGCAAAGATGTCTGAGCTGGTCCACAGCCGGCTGAAACAAGGCCAAGCTGCAAGTCCGGCTGGCTTTTCAGGGAATGCACCACCCAAGGGTGCAACTTGTTTTGAGTGTGAAATTACCTTTAATAATATCAATAATTATTATGTGCACAAGAGACTTTACTGCTCGGGGAGGCACGTGGCAGAGGAGAGCCCTGCCACTGCCCGCAAAATAAAAGTGACACCCATACGAGCCACAGTGGCCCCTGGCACTTCTACTTTACCAGCTGTAGATGACCAAGGGACAATCCCACCCCAGGAAGAAGCTGGAGGAGAAAGCAGCGCTCCTGTAGTATCCATTAAGGTTGAAGAGGGTGTTGGAACAGAGAGTGAACCCACAGGGAGTGGACATGTTAGTGAAGGTAGCCAGAGTCCTAGCTCCTTAGATGACACAGATGAAGACCCAACACGCACTGTGTGTGAAGCGTGCAACATCCGATTCAGCAGACATGACACCTACATGGTGCACAAACGTTACTACTGCGCCTCACGCCATGATCCTCCCCTTCGCCGGCCTGGCATGAACAAGCCAGGGCTGCCGTACACACCTCAGCCCACCCCACGAACACGCAAACGACGAAAGCTTTATGAAATTCATGGAATgcccacagcagaggtgactccttCAGCATTGCTTTCGCTAAACAGAATAGAGGTGCTGCCCATGATACAAGGCCTCATAACAGCTCCGGCCGTGCCCTCTCCAAGCTCCAGCCCCGATGATGCTGACGGACCGATAGATTTGAGCAAGAAACCTCGTCTTCTGGTTGACACTCCGGTGCCATCTCCAGCTGCAGCAGTGGTCCCATTGACAGACTACCATGAATGCACCGCCTGCCGCATCAGCTTCAATAGCCTTGAAAGCTACTTGGCACACAAGAAGTTCTCTTGCCCTGTGGCTCCTTTACAACAGAAGGCTCTGCAgcaacttcagaaaatgaaaaccGCTGTCAATACAGCTGCAAAGATCGGGGAAGACATAGTGAAGGTGAAAGTAGAGAGACGAAGTCCAGGATCCGTTAATGAGTCCACCCAGTCTATTGCCATGCCCTTCACCTCCATTCCAGACACTAAACCCATTCTGCAGTACCCGACTGCAGCAGAGGCATCTCCATCTTCTACAGCCTCCTGCCCCTACTGCCCTCCAAACGTGGTCATCCGAGGAGACTTGCTTGAACATTTGAGAGGTGTCCATGGTCTGCTCTTGGCAAAAGCCACCCCAGGTCACCGCCTACAAGGCACATTCACGGAAGTGGTCCTAGCTGCACGAGCACAGCCAGGTACTGCATCAGAGGGCAGCTTGCCCAGTCCACCTGTCTCATCTGCTTCTCCATTGCAAATGCCCAGAGACAATGCAAACAGCAAGGATGGTTCGTCATCGTCTTCTGCCAGTGGTAGTCCGGTTTCAAACTGCACTCCACGGCCAGTGTTAACCAGCACCCCCCGTCCTCTGTTGCCCAACTCTCCAGCCCTTCCTCTAAATTCTTTGGTGGAAACTCGAAAAGAAGATGGACTCAGGGCAACCACCCTCACTCTCCTGCCTGGGGATAAAGCAATGCAGTCTCCGAAGCTCGGCCTGGCCACTCCATTGCCAAATGGCAACCACAGATATTGTCGCCTCTGCAACATCAAATTCAGCAGCCTGTCCACATTCATCGCCCATAAAAAATACTACTGTTCATCGCACGCAGCAGAGCACGTGAAATAACCGGAAACAGGGACTTTGCTTGAATTTGTTTCAAAGCACTAGAATCGCCTAGCAATTGGGGGACATTGAGGGTCGTTGTGTCCAGGGGTCTGTGCTACTTCAATGGCAGCCACAGGATTAAAGAAATATTAATGAAAGGATCTGCTGTCATATTGACACTTAGAATGAATCTGTGGCACGGCCGGGAAGTATGGCCGCCGTTCTGCTTCACAAGACTCTGTAGAGAGCGCATATCCCAAGAGGAAAGGCATCAAGGTGCGCTGCCGCCTGTGCCCACAGAGGGGATACACAGGTTCACCCCCTCATCTGTTCAGTGACAGCAGGACGCATTTCAGTCCGGGTGTCACCCACGCAGAATTGCACTGTCTGTCACTATGACACCGAAAACCTACAAGACTGTCGGTCCAGATTATGTCGTGAAAGAACGCCTCCTGATTCTGAAGCACAATAACTGTTACAGAGAATTGAAACCATGCAGACAGGCACGTGTGGCTTTGTTACAGGGCAGGGAAAGGGAATACCTTTTTTAGTAAGTTATTTTTAAGATGTATTtaaaactacaaagaaaaaaaaagacagttttctttctttttatagtgaaaagttcagaaatttggggaaaaaaattgaatgtttccaggggggaaaaaaatgttttattaggggAGGGGGGTGTAAGGTATTTCCTATGGGACACGTTTTTAAGGTTTTGAACAGAACACACATCAGCCCAAGACGATGCCTATGAAAacctcatgggggggggggatatgaggCAGAACATGAGGTGTGGGTGTATTGTCTGGGATGCATTGCTGCGCCGACCCCGACGTGTTCAGTGTTGTTTCACTTTGTGTCCTGATACTGTATGTTGCATTCATTCCTTCTTTGCGACACTGGTTGTCAGGTACTGCAGCATGGCCGATGCTGGAATGTCAAGGAAACTTTAACTTGAAGCCCCCCCTATTGAGGGTAAATGGCGTATCCCCATAGAGAGGACAGAGGTAGGGCTGCGTTTTGGAATGTTTCGAGTTATGGCACTTAAAAGTTTACAAAGCGCATTGCATCCTATGATTGTGTCATCGTTACACCATCAGGAGGACGCCACAGTGATACAGAGGAGGGCAGCTCACAGGTAAAGGAACGGGCTGGTTTTGCCCCCAGCTTCTGATCCCTGCtccgtttttttttgtatggcatTATATACGTGACAAGAACTGGAAGACAAAAGTTGTGTTTAAAATAGTCccgaaatatatttatatattaatatagAGACGAGAGCACTGATTTACAAATAAAACACACGTTTCTGGTGACTAACGAGTGTGTATAATTGTGTACAGAAATAAAACCTGTGTATATTAGCTGGCCTCATCCTTGTGTGCGTCCGATCCAGCTACAGCAGATACGGAGAAGCCGTGTGCAGGCCCCATAGTGGCAGTAAAggcccctttaggcctcatgctcacAACCGCATTTTTGGTCTgtgtccaatccacattttttgtggacctattcattttaaagGGGCCTCAAAAAATGCTGACACAagccttgtgctgtccgcatccatatgtctgttccgtggCAAGCAAAAAAGATAAAACGAGTTATATTCTtccctgttttgcagacaaggataggactttttttttataggagtTTGCAAAAAATGATGGCGCAGCAAGCACACAGACTGCAAAATGGGTTGTGTGCCCGAGGACTAACACAAGTAGATAATCGTTAGAAAAAATCATACAATTAAGCAGTTATTGAGTAATGTAAAAGCCCTGAACGGTTAGCAATGATCTTCTAGTTTGTCGTTCTTGCGATCACTGATGCAGAAACCTGATTCACCAGTCATCAGCCAGAGTTCCACAGGTGGTGACACGAGTGGCTAACGATTCACAGCCACCGTGGAATCATCTGTGCGGTAATGAGGCCCATTCCTTGAGCCAGAAATACATGCAGCACAGAAGAGTGGATTTGAAATCTGTCCTCAAGCTCCATGTCTATAACATAATCCAGTATTTCCTTGGAAAGGCGACATTTTACTCACAAGCTCATCTCACAACGGTGTGGTCTGAGCTGAAGACAATGTGGAGATGGCACACAGCAGGGAAGGCGCTCTTGGCTGTAAAGGGTCTTTACACACCTTTTTCCCCAAACGCCCCCCACACCGAGAGTTATCTTATAGTCTGAATGCCTAACAATCTattacagggctggccaacctgcggctctccagctgttgtaaaactacaattcccaccatgcatgctgtaggctgtctgggcatgctgggagctgtagttttgcaacagctggagagccacaggttggccagcgcTGATCTATTACATGGTCCTCTCAGCATCTAAAGGGTTGATGTTCAAACGACTCATTCTTCACTCAATATAATCAAGTATCTGCTTATGTAAATGTCCCTTATTGTGGAGTTACACATGCAGATATTCGGGCAGCTTGGCGGGGAAGAACATTCCGATGAACGGACGCAAATGATGCTTCTTATAAATGCTTCTCTttactatgttgtgccattcctttattattcctgctggaagttatgaattaacAGTTGTTTGCTATGAAGGTCCAGGCGGGTGTTACCACTTGtggttgtgtccctgcacagtccaaCACTGATTGgctagagtcagactgtgcaggtaacactcatctggaagttcattgcaaactgctggcagTTCATTCAAAGCTTTGACCCTTCTCCACACTGCTGTCTCCCATGCAATGAAGTGCAGCGTAAGACCAGGCTGAGCCAGCGATCGGAGGGAGGCAGCTGTCAAGCTTTGAATTGCTCTCTCCTTCATGGCCCTGATTGACTGCAGTGCATGGGAGCAAGCTGCCGCTCGAGGAGGCAGAGGAAGGCGGCCTCCTTCCACCGATCTGCCGCACAACACAGCCTCTATGTACAGCAGAGATCATGCTGTGTGTGAACAGAGCTCAGCCCAGCCTGTCACCTCCTATTGAGGAAGGAGGCGTAATTTGGGGAAAACAAGTTAGCCCCATTCTATGTACAAAGAGCGGACAGGCTATGCTAAGGACTGAGGAAAAGTGGGGCCATGGTGAAGACTGGAGAGGAGTCTGAGAAGGGTACAGTGCTGACATTTACACTAAACTGAAGTCTTCTTCAATCTGCGGCTTCAGCTATTGTGCGACTAAAACTCCCATCATGTGCTAGAAGATTACTGCTGTATACGGTGTGGCTGCTGAGTTTACACATTGCACGTACAGAGCAGGACAGCAATGGAGCAGCTGAGCCCCACTGCAGGGGCCAGGATCAGGTAGGACTCCAATCCCTGCCTTGGATGCCGCTCTACACTGTGATCTCAGCATCTATGCTGTAAGACTAAGGACGGGGCCCCCCTGAACCCTGACTGCCCCTCATACACACCCTGGGTGCAGTGCAATACAGAAGAATTACACTATTCTGTACAAGTGACTAATGGTTTGAATTCCCCAGAGGAACTAAAACCAAAATCCTAAAGCTTCAACCGCCCTTTTACAATTTCTCATATAAAAAAAGAACATAATTGGCATCACTGCACCCCAGAATTGTAAGAAATATTAATATATTTCCTAtaacaaaattgtgttttttcagttaccttgcctctcTAAAtgttcaaaaaggcatatgtaccccaaacaaaaccaataaaaactacagctcccccTGAGAAAAACAGCTGAGttgacagaaaaatataaaacctATAAGTGTcagattatattaaaaaaaatctaagttatttttaagtagtaaaatatAACAAAAGCAATGTAAATTTCATTTACTTCCTCTGTACTGACCCGTGAACGCTGAAAAACTAAACCataaaacaggcatgctcaacctgcggccctccagctgttgcaaaactacaactcccagcatgcctaaacAGCCTACAGCCGGGcatttgtgggagttgtagttttacaacagctggagggccgcaggttgagcatccctgccacaAAACAAAGgcataatactgatgacctatcctcaggaactgtgggggctgacacccaggacccccctaataagctgtttgagaatgccCCAACGCTCTAGCTTTTGATATGCCAGTaatgacacgttcatcggtcatgtggcctaggggcagctcgccgcatagaagtgaagggggctgagtgtcatacaatgtacggcgctgtgcttggtgagctgcaagaaggccgcCGCGATCACAGGAGCACCAATAGGTCCTCagaataaaaatctcagaaagccCTTTTTTTCTCCATGAGATCGACCTCCGGTGATCTTTTTTCATGATCCTCACAAAGTGATTTGATTGTAGTCTAAACTAGACTTTAACACTTCTTCATAGCACCACTAGGGGGCAGCAGAGACATACCATTGTACTGGCATAGCTGGAATATAAAAGAAACCAGTGCACAGTAAAGACAACCAGTGTGGTACCaggttaggctacgttcacagggatccggcagggttcagcaaaaacgcttccattctgatcatacaaccatctgcatccgttatgaacggatccggttgtataatctttaacatagcaatgacggatccatccccattgacttgcattatggGTTATGACTGATCCATTtttctccgcatcccaggatgctgcggtttgcttaCCGGTATGCGAAccgaacagaatgcattttggtgcactccgttctgttcagttacgttttgtccccattgacaatgaatggggacaaaacggaaacgtttttttccgatattgagaccctatgaaggATCTAAATACTGGAAAAGTATAGCACAGACACATACTAAACACGTGATAAAGTCAATGTTCCAATTcccttgtctctttttttttccatggacCATTAGTCTGCTTTGAGTAtaaatgcctcttaataaatctgGCGCATCGTTGGCCGGCCGTGCAAATTGTAGTACGTGTGGTCGACAGGGGGTCCTGCCACCTCCGCTTCTCGTCACCACTGGAGAGATGAGTATAAAACTGCAAATCAATGCGAAAATGTGGCGTGCTCCATAATGTGCAACTTAACACCAGAAAGTTGGCACAAATGATacattttacaccattgcatgGTCCTGAGCTGTTTaaaaacaactcccagcattccttgaCAACACATTGGGGATAGTAGAATTGCAATGGCTCCGTCTGATGAATGGAAGCCTATAGAAATGCTGATGTAGAGGCTGGGAACATATACATTAGGCACAGATTGATGGAAGACTACTGCAGGCAATAATGTATCTTCTGGTGTTCTACCTATTGGCCACAAGGGGGCAGCGTCCCATCACTACAGCCAGCAGGAGTAGGCTCCTCTGACATCTACAGCAGGGGTGCAATAATAACGTTTTAATGGACGTAGATTATTTTGTGAAGGATATTCATGTGTCTGTCCATCTGTGTATGACAGGGACCTGTCCGTGATGCAGACGGGTCACTGTGTTGTTGAGCTGCCTGACCACATGTTAAAAGGCGGATTACAACGCGGTCACCTGGGTTCAGGCACGCTCACAGAATGCAGCCCGCTCGCTCATCTCCCAGCAGGAGCGTACATTCCTGTATTGACATCCTGATAATACTACAATTATGTCCTATTAGAGCAGCTCAGTATTGTAATAATAATGACGGTATAATTGTATCTATTATTGCTGATTGCATTACGGCGAGGGGGGGGGCTGCGGAGGCGGCATGATATTCCTCGCTCTATTCATTGTTAAATGGCGCCTTTGTCTTCAGATGAATCTGATTATTGGCTTGTGAGCGCCCTTCTGGGAGGTTTATTACATCAAGGGCGTCATGCGTCACTGAAATCGTTCCCTTATCACGGTTGTTTATTGGCTTTGGCCTGCATCGGATACCAGCGTAGTAATCATGGCGGCCCTAGTATAGATCCTTTCACCAGAAAAACTGCTTTAAAAGCTGTGCACTGATTTGAGAGGATCCGGGGCACGGCTTTAACAGATGATGCTGTAAGAACACGGCATAGTATCTGCGTTCTAGGGGATCCGAATCGTCATTTCCTATCCCCCAAATGATCCGCTCGAATATTACAAAGATATATAAGAGAAACCCATTCCTGCAGTGCCGTAATAGTATTTTTTACTGCAGGTAGGTACTTTGTGCTCTTTGCGCCATCACTTGGGGGTACCATCcgtattatacagccagcaccctGCTCTCACTGACGAGATATAACTCCGATACTAGCAGTTTAACCCTCCAGATACCACAGCCAATAGTGAGTGAGGCATCTTAGCACTTAGACAGAGGGAGGGGCTGTGTCCTCCAATTGGCACCCCCATGACGCAATCGCCGGGTGCCAAGTGGTTGTTATGGCAGCTGGAGGCCTGCCACGTTAGTGCCTCTATGATGGCAGAAGTATTGCAGTTTATCTAGTACAAGCGATCAAACAATCACAGGTTTAAATCCCTTAAAGAGGCTAAAAATGTtagaataaagttttaaaaaatttaacgCAAAATTAAGAATTTTCTAATTCAAAAAAAGCTTCAAACTATTTGATATTGTCATGTCTGAAACAATAAGTTATCATGTTACTTATCGTGCACGTTGAGCTCCATTTCTGGAGGGTTTTTTTGTCATCTCCCTCCAAAAAGCTGAATTAAAAATTATCAAAAGGCAGTATCCCAAAAcggtattaataaaaacta
Proteins encoded in this region:
- the LOC122920533 gene encoding zinc finger protein ZFPM1-like isoform X3 translates to MNGSLSLEVDSDCWLKNLTLVTCELEANSVIYRKGDQIWCKTSQDLQQGDVLKAFLMAEPQAIPNFKIKEEPCEPSQETPIHTEFPLLPQQAGMASILATAVVNKDVFPCKDCGIWYRSERNLQAHLMYYCASRQSSTSPSVEEKPKDSYPNERICPFPQCKKSCPSASSLEIHMRSHSGERPFVCLICLSAFTTKANCERHLKVHTDTLNGMCHGCGFISTTRDILYSHLVTNHMICQPGSKVDAFPLVKTLPTVKSVNSAVNQGSSATLLKCSLCGFLADGLASLQQHALMHTTSPIPITAQSTQSPLGSETEQPPEVLKNGDSTSPASSLSGSEEPPLKVKIKEEPEPLMPITESGAASSDTTDAAALVPSPAVKIKTEISSPTPGSSPVPNESGAAAGGGTVIMPHYVFGHEAAPAIVPQASEILAKMSELVHSRLKQGQAASPAGFSGNAPPKGATCFECEITFNNINNYYVHKRLYCSGRHVAEESPATARKIKVTPIRATVAPGTSTLPAVDDQGTIPPQEEAGGESSAPVVSIKVEEGVGTESEPTGSGHVSEGSQSPSSLDDTDEDPTRTVCEACNIRFSRHDTYMVHKRYYCASRHDPPLRRPGMNKPGLPYTPQPTPRTRKRRKLYEIHGMPTAEVTPSALLSLNRIEVLPMIQGLITAPAVPSPSSSPDDADGPIDLSKKPRLLVDTPVPSPAAAVVPLTDYHECTACRISFNSLESYLAHKKFSCPVAPLQQKALQQLQKMKTAVNTAAKIGEDIVKVKVERRSPGSVNESTQSIAMPFTSIPDTKPILQYPTAAEASPSSTASCPYCPPNVVIRGDLLEHLRGVHGLLLAKATPGHRLQGTFTEVVLAARAQPGTASEGSLPSPPVSSASPLQMPRDNANSKDGSSSSSASGSPVSNCTPRPVLTSTPRPLLPNSPALPLNSLVETRKEDGLRATTLTLLPGDKAMQSPKLGLATPLPNGNHRYCRLCNIKFSSLSTFIAHKKYYCSSHAAEHVK
- the LOC122920533 gene encoding zinc finger protein ZFPM1-like isoform X1; this translates as MSRRKQSNPRQIKRSLGDMEEVDENLPAEFTLSEKDGTNSDPEESADCSSSSASNSDCAEGEQCSPVPQSLDQELEEPDPVPNVCELAEESSPSGVPVVQSPACEDSPTYKAPESPSSMENMEEPLRWNGPEELVLEIPSPDGVSLVRAESNILKGFSWGPYRGSFSGAASSPDRTDMNGSLSLEVDSDCWLKNLTLVTCELEANSVIYRKGDQIWCKTSQDLQQGDVLKAFLMAEPQAIPNFKIKEEPCEPSQETPIHTEFPLLPQQAGMASILATAVVNKDVFPCKDCGIWYRSERNLQAHLMYYCASRQSSTSPSVEEKPKDSYPNERICPFPQCKKSCPSASSLEIHMRSHSGERPFVCLICLSAFTTKANCERHLKVHTDTLNGMCHGCGFISTTRDILYSHLVTNHMICQPGSKVDAFPLVKTLPTVKSVNSAVNQGSSATLLKCSLCGFLADGLASLQQHALMHTTSPIPITAQSTQSPLGSETEQPPEVLKNGDSTSPASSLSGSEEPPLKVKIKEEPEPLMPITESGAASSDTTDAAALVPSPAVKIKTEISSPTPGSSPVPNESGAAAGGGTVIMPHYVFGHEAAPAIVPQASEILAKMSELVHSRLKQGQAASPAGFSGNAPPKGATCFECEITFNNINNYYVHKRLYCSGRHVAEESPATARKIKVTPIRATVAPGTSTLPAVDDQGTIPPQEEAGGESSAPVVSIKVEEGVGTESEPTGSGHVSEGSQSPSSLDDTDEDPTRTVCEACNIRFSRHDTYMVHKRYYCASRHDPPLRRPGMNKPGLPYTPQPTPRTRKRRKLYEIHGMPTAEVTPSALLSLNRIEVLPMIQGLITAPAVPSPSSSPDDADGPIDLSKKPRLLVDTPVPSPAAAVVPLTDYHECTACRISFNSLESYLAHKKFSCPVAPLQQKALQQLQKMKTAVNTAAKIGEDIVKVKVERRSPGSVNESTQSIAMPFTSIPDTKPILQYPTAAEASPSSTASCPYCPPNVVIRGDLLEHLRGVHGLLLAKATPGHRLQGTFTEVVLAARAQPGTASEGSLPSPPVSSASPLQMPRDNANSKDGSSSSSASGSPVSNCTPRPVLTSTPRPLLPNSPALPLNSLVETRKEDGLRATTLTLLPGDKAMQSPKLGLATPLPNGNHRYCRLCNIKFSSLSTFIAHKKYYCSSHAAEHVK
- the LOC122920533 gene encoding zinc finger protein ZFPM1-like isoform X2, which codes for MSRRKQSNPRQIKRSLGDMEEVDENLPAEFTLSEKDGTNSDPEESADCSSSSASNSDCAEGEQCSPVPQSLDQELEEPDPVPNVCELAEESSPSGVPVVQSPACEDSPTYKAPESPSSMENMEEPLRWNGPEELVLEIPSPDGVSLVRAESNILKGFSWGPYRGSFSGAASSPDRTDMNGSLSLEVDSDCWLKNLTLVTCELEANSVIYRKGDQIWCKTSQDLQQGDVLKAFLMAEPQAIPNFKIKEEPCEPSQETPIHTEFPLLPQQAGMASILATAVVNKDVFPCKDCGIWYRSERNLQAHLMYYCASRQSSTSPSVEEKPKDSYPNERICPFPQCKKSCPSASSLEIHMRSHSGERPFVCLICLSAFTTKANCERHLKVHTDTLNGMCHGCGFISTTRDILYSHLVTNHMICQPGSKVDAFPLVKTLPTVKSVNSVNQGSSATLLKCSLCGFLADGLASLQQHALMHTTSPIPITAQSTQSPLGSETEQPPEVLKNGDSTSPASSLSGSEEPPLKVKIKEEPEPLMPITESGAASSDTTDAAALVPSPAVKIKTEISSPTPGSSPVPNESGAAAGGGTVIMPHYVFGHEAAPAIVPQASEILAKMSELVHSRLKQGQAASPAGFSGNAPPKGATCFECEITFNNINNYYVHKRLYCSGRHVAEESPATARKIKVTPIRATVAPGTSTLPAVDDQGTIPPQEEAGGESSAPVVSIKVEEGVGTESEPTGSGHVSEGSQSPSSLDDTDEDPTRTVCEACNIRFSRHDTYMVHKRYYCASRHDPPLRRPGMNKPGLPYTPQPTPRTRKRRKLYEIHGMPTAEVTPSALLSLNRIEVLPMIQGLITAPAVPSPSSSPDDADGPIDLSKKPRLLVDTPVPSPAAAVVPLTDYHECTACRISFNSLESYLAHKKFSCPVAPLQQKALQQLQKMKTAVNTAAKIGEDIVKVKVERRSPGSVNESTQSIAMPFTSIPDTKPILQYPTAAEASPSSTASCPYCPPNVVIRGDLLEHLRGVHGLLLAKATPGHRLQGTFTEVVLAARAQPGTASEGSLPSPPVSSASPLQMPRDNANSKDGSSSSSASGSPVSNCTPRPVLTSTPRPLLPNSPALPLNSLVETRKEDGLRATTLTLLPGDKAMQSPKLGLATPLPNGNHRYCRLCNIKFSSLSTFIAHKKYYCSSHAAEHVK